Below is a genomic region from Lineus longissimus chromosome 16, tnLinLong1.2, whole genome shotgun sequence.
AGGTCAGCCCAGTCTGAGCTGGTCATCAATCGAGTGGTTCCAGAATTGTAGAATCAATCTGTCCATCGACTCGGCCATTCTGTTCTATGACTCCCAAATTACTCTTAAGACATCCGTTCTCCAGCTGCTGTGAGGCGCTTTGAGCAATGATACCGCATTGGATTTAGTCCTACTAACaactattatcattatcattgtttaaATCTTCATTATTATTACTGTGCCGCATTTACTTGTTGCTCGATCGGTTTTCTTTCAGGAGCGCTTGTAACGACCACGTCAAAACAAACATGAAAGACTCTGGAAAATGTATGGTTCTAGTAGTTGTTATAATTGGTAAGTTGTTGGGTCATCAGATGTATATTGGGCACATACGATTCAAATGTTGCTCTACCAAGTGCTTGCGGCGGCCACGAACTACCCAATACCTACATAAGGATAATAAAAGTTTCAATGAAAGACTCGCTGAGAGAGGAATGCTATACGGCGATGGTGCCCGAACAAGCTAAGGGATCGATTCATTGTACTGGGTGCAGTACAAGCAAAGACCGGTCAAATGCCCCTCGTCTCGAATCAAAGAAAAGTAATAATTATTCCACTCAAAGTTAGATATCTCAACTTCTCTTCAGCCATTGGATCGCTGCACACAGGGCGAGCAGCAAAACCTTCCCCAGCGAGAGTAGCAGCCTTCTTCATGCAACAATTCCTTCTAGGTCCATCTGGGAAGGAACTTTTGAGAAGTATACATGTGAAGCGGACCACCAGAATGATAGCGTGAGAAAAAACATTAGTTCTTTAATCGGCATGTCTTCATGATTAGAGTGTTTTTGCTGCATCTGCATGTCAGTTACGATTGCTATGCTAATAACTTACCATACATCGAAATTATTCAATGCCTGTGAAACCCGAGGGGTTTCCCCGAGTTCGCTGCTTCATTGGAAACGGTTTTTTTTGCTACGAAtaccattttgtttcagtgaCCTAAAAAAGCCGAAGAACCTCCAAAAACTTGTGATGTTCATGAACGGAGAAGGTGGCCAACTTTGGCAGAAACTCGCCAAAAACGCCCAGATCGCCGCGGTGTTCAAGCAATTCCAGGAGAAGAAAATATCATCCGATAAACTGTTCGACTTCTTAAAGAAACTGTCTCTCTACTTGAAGGAGGTCAAGATGATTATGACTGCACTAATACAAGGGATGGATGATGCTATGCAGAGTAAGTTTGTTCAACTCACAAccatttgaaaagaaatcagacACAAGGCGTCATGAAGTTGTTGTCGAATGTAAATAATGTCCAACGGAACCATCGGGATGCACCGATAGAAACCTTTCCAATTTCGATTGGTATCCGATCTAATCACTAGGAGGCAGCACAAAATAAGACGTCACgcccgccatcttgaaattgtATATGCATGCACACTTTGTCCGTATTTCAGGCGACAAAATAAAACACCGGTTTGGTCGAGAATGATTCAAATGGCTTCGGCTTCGTATGTTTTTACAACTCATAATTCCCTGAAAATTCAACTAAAAGATGCAGTAAACctgtctttttttcagaaagtgGTTTTCGATACGCCTCAAACTCAAATATGGGAACTTGCACAACCAGCGCACAAAGTCTTCTCCAGCAGATCCAAAACACTACACACAAATTGAGCGGCTTTGAGAAGGGCGAGAAGTTAAGAAGAGCGTTGGCTGCAACTGAGGTATTGCTCGAGGTGGATGAGAAGTTACAGGTTTGGGGAAAATTGGTCAAGGTTGCCCTCCAGCCTATCGCTGCCCTGTTCCCTGGTGACTTGTGGTCGAAAGCCTTGCAGGAGACGGAACTTTCGTTTAGGGATTACGACAAGATTGGCGGGGAGGCTACGCGGCTGTTCCAGAGCCAGCAACAGGTTCTACATGCGCGGGTGAACGAATGGCAGAACATCAAATTTGCCCTGATCAGTGAACAAAAGAAGATAGAGAAGAGAAAACAGGCGTGTTTGACCACGAGGGACTTTAACAAGCTTGCTTTGAAGTTCCAGAAACGGAACACGGGATTTATGAAGCACGCAAACAAGGTCAACCAGGATCTCTTTAAGCTGAAGAAGGCGGTGAACGGAGTGAAAGAGTGGCGGAGCACCAAGTTGTTGTCGTTCATCAAGCGCTTTGTCTCCAACAAGGATGCGTATGAGAAGGTTGCTAAACAATACAAGGGGATCAAAAAGATGTAAAAAGACTGAATGCAGGCCTTTGGGATAATCTTCATTGGAACGGGAATGAATGTAAAGTAAGGCAAGGTATCCCGACCTTGTGTAGCAAGACTATAGAATAGGGAACATCAATTTCCAAACAGAACTCTACTTCCAATTGTGAATAAACTGCATCTTTATTAATGTTCATATATTTGTTGACAGCTAAAAACAATATCCTGATACAATATAAAATTTGATACAAAACCTTTAAGTTGATAAAATGGGGCACTACATTGCAATTCTTATATTCCTCGGGGGAGGGTCCATATCATACATTATCTTGTGCCTTAATTCCCTTAAATCGCGGCCACAGAAGACTATAACGCCGTTTCCTGGGATTTAAACGAAAGGTTCTCGTGGACCGTTTTCATTGTATCCTCATTACTATCTCCTCGGCGTTTCCTACAACAGGCGCCACGGCAATCAAAGTCAAACGAGGGGCAGAACGGAATGTATTTGAAGCACTTGACTTTGCTGAGATGCTTCATGCACCATGGTAGGTCGTAGCACTCGATTGAAGCAGTGTTCATGGCCTTCCCGTCACTGTCCTTGAGGATCTCCTCCCATCCTATCAAGCCCCGCTCTTCCCGCGTTCCTGAAATGACGGGCGGAATTTAAAGTAGGTTAAGTGGTAACAAATATATCGACTACCATTGTTTACAAAAAATGGACAGATGAAACCCTTTTTTAACTTTATGATGAAACAAATCTATCCAGCAAGGCCTCTGAAGGCGGCCAATAAAAGGCCTTTGTAGACATATGTATGAACTTTTATAAGATTGTGGAGTGTATACGTTCTTGAGGAAATGTACTCGATTGGGCCGGCTTTTCAAAGTAGAAAAGACTCAGAAAAGGAGAGATCCTTAGATTGGATTGCTTATGATAGTAGCAGTATCGTATCCAGGCATCAATATCCAGCAATATACTAGAGGTTGTATTTGGATGCCTATGAAGGGATAGCTTTTACTTACCAGGTACGGTATTGTCGAGGACGAAGCCACAAAACCCACCGACGAACATACTTGTGCTTAAGAGCACGGTAAAGATTTGATCTAAAGCCTCCACACCTGAAAAGGCAGCAACGGAAACCAATGAAAATATACAAGATACACTCAGTCTGCAGATATGTATTGTGAGACAAGAACTATGATGCTTATCCGCGGGCGTAGGTAGATGAGCAGATTGCCATAGTTCAGACAATTTCTTAAACTTGAGacaccatgggtgatatgaataaagactagtaaatgattttacttcagtattgtacagaaaggcctagtgtaaatgtacatggggttttcagtaaaagcaattgctagtctttattcatatcaccccttgaCTGTGTTAAACCACTTACCAGTTTGTATGGCTGCAGGGTTTTTGTTCATCCACTGTGGTAGTGTTAGACCAAAGAAAAAGGAGAAGCCAAGGATGAAAAGGTTCCTTGAGGAGTTCATGTCGACAAACTGCAGATTAGAGATTCCTACTGCCGTTATCATACCTGAAAAAATGATTGCACATAACTATGTACaatggaaccccggtaacacgacaactc
It encodes:
- the LOC135500594 gene encoding uncharacterized protein LOC135500594 — protein: MKDSGKCMVLVVVIIAIGSLHTGRAAKPSPARVAAFFMQQFLLGPSGKELLRSIHVKRTTRMIADLKKPKNLQKLVMFMNGEGGQLWQKLAKNAQIAAVFKQFQEKKISSDKLFDFLKKLSLYLKEVKMIMTALIQGMDDAMQKSGFRYASNSNMGTCTTSAQSLLQQIQNTTHKLSGFEKGEKLRRALAATEVLLEVDEKLQVWGKLVKVALQPIAALFPGDLWSKALQETELSFRDYDKIGGEATRLFQSQQQVLHARVNEWQNIKFALISEQKKIEKRKQACLTTRDFNKLALKFQKRNTGFMKHANKVNQDLFKLKKAVNGVKEWRSTKLLSFIKRFVSNKDAYEKVAKQYKGIKKM